A genomic window from Pseudomonadales bacterium includes:
- a CDS encoding redoxin family protein produces the protein MLQKGDRLPGFTLADSTGQPRGIDDSVARGRPAVVCFVKEDCPTCREVMPLLDTLNRTFGDRVDFHIAGQTVEGNRKLAVDFAPAFALLDDSELNVSFAYDIDTVPSLFLAAADGSLETQLVGMVREEWKGLSDTLVARLDCPPPDIDWDALPAWRPGCGSLSVDPLIAEKLRARSENSPLRARRVEIAPADDEFEFLFDQGFSDGLPLVPPTPERVLRMLSGTRRDSQECLGEMPPNMGAVTIEKIAINAVMAGCRPEYLPVVIAAAEAVLTEEYNIHGVMATTMGASPVLVVNGPVRERIGMNFQLGALGQGNRANATIGRALRLLVRNVGGARPGGTERSTLGNPMKFTMCFAEHEAHNPWTPLHVERGFEATDSVVTVFTMTSGPVLAVDQDSRSAEQLAGSLGLCAESAFHPKAHFATDVLLVLCPEHVNTLMRDNYSKADLRTRMQAVTARPVHELVENEVSAVGFKRAMFEAMDAEARVRPIPKFRRPEDIHIVVAGAGAGKFSGVFHGWATGAIGSIPVSKKIEEV, from the coding sequence ATGCTGCAGAAAGGGGACCGCCTGCCTGGCTTTACACTGGCAGATTCCACCGGACAGCCTCGAGGTATCGATGATTCGGTCGCCAGGGGGCGCCCGGCGGTAGTGTGTTTTGTGAAGGAGGATTGTCCGACCTGCCGGGAAGTGATGCCGCTGCTCGACACTCTGAATCGCACCTTCGGTGACCGGGTGGACTTCCACATTGCCGGTCAGACCGTCGAAGGCAACCGCAAGCTTGCGGTGGATTTCGCTCCGGCTTTCGCCCTGCTCGATGATTCCGAGCTCAATGTTTCTTTCGCCTACGACATCGACACGGTGCCGAGCCTGTTCCTCGCCGCCGCTGACGGATCGCTGGAAACCCAACTCGTGGGCATGGTGCGGGAAGAGTGGAAGGGTCTGAGTGATACCCTCGTGGCACGCCTGGATTGCCCGCCTCCGGACATCGACTGGGACGCCCTGCCTGCCTGGCGACCCGGCTGCGGCAGTCTTTCGGTGGATCCGCTCATCGCGGAAAAGCTCCGTGCCCGATCAGAAAACAGCCCACTGCGTGCCCGGCGGGTGGAAATCGCACCCGCTGACGATGAGTTCGAATTTCTCTTCGATCAGGGGTTTTCCGACGGCCTGCCCCTGGTGCCGCCGACCCCGGAGCGGGTGCTGCGCATGCTGTCGGGAACCCGGCGGGATTCCCAGGAATGCCTTGGTGAAATGCCCCCTAATATGGGTGCAGTCACCATCGAGAAGATCGCGATCAACGCAGTGATGGCGGGATGCCGACCCGAGTATCTGCCCGTTGTCATCGCCGCGGCGGAGGCGGTGCTGACCGAGGAATACAACATCCACGGTGTGATGGCGACCACCATGGGTGCCAGTCCGGTGCTGGTGGTGAACGGTCCGGTACGGGAGCGGATCGGCATGAACTTTCAGCTCGGTGCGCTGGGCCAGGGAAATCGGGCCAATGCCACCATTGGCCGGGCGCTGCGACTGCTGGTGCGCAACGTCGGTGGTGCCCGTCCCGGCGGTACCGAGCGCTCCACACTGGGCAATCCGATGAAATTCACCATGTGTTTCGCCGAACACGAAGCACACAATCCCTGGACACCGCTGCATGTAGAGCGGGGCTTCGAGGCCACAGACTCGGTGGTGACGGTGTTTACCATGACCAGTGGGCCGGTGCTGGCGGTGGATCAGGATTCGCGATCCGCGGAGCAGCTTGCGGGTTCACTGGGGCTGTGTGCCGAGAGCGCCTTTCATCCGAAGGCCCACTTTGCCACGGACGTGCTGCTGGTACTGTGTCCGGAGCATGTGAACACTCTGATGCGGGACAACTACAGCAAGGCCGATCTGCGCACGCGCATGCAGGCGGTCACCGCGCGCCCGGTACATGAACTTGTGGAGAACGAGGTGTCCGCAGTAGGCTTCAAGCGGGCCATGTTCGAAGCGATGGATGCAGAAGCCCGGGTGCGTCCGATTCCAAAATTCCGGCGACCCGAAGACATCCACATCGTGGTGGCGGGCGCGGGTGCGGGTAAATTCTCCGGCGTGTTCCACGGCTGGGCCACCGGTGCCATTGGTTCGATCCCCGTATCGAAGAAAATCGAGGAGGTCTGA
- a CDS encoding UGSC family (seleno)protein, whose product MTIILDPTDERRPVARQLTPRTGTVSGRLALLDIAKPRGSVLLDRLEARLSERLPGIRVQRYAKPTFTRPAPDELRREIARDNDFVVEALADUGSCTTCSLHDTVWFEIQGKPAVSIASSEFREAAQVQADALGMSDAHCVFVAHPIQDATDAEMQEKADAVIDEVIRALS is encoded by the coding sequence ATGACCATCATTCTGGATCCCACGGATGAGCGACGGCCGGTAGCGCGGCAGCTCACACCGCGCACCGGCACCGTCAGTGGCCGGCTTGCACTGCTGGATATTGCCAAACCCCGGGGCAGCGTGCTGCTCGACCGGCTCGAAGCGAGACTCTCCGAGCGCCTGCCCGGTATCCGGGTGCAGCGCTATGCGAAGCCGACCTTCACCAGACCGGCCCCGGATGAACTGCGCCGGGAGATCGCGCGGGACAATGATTTCGTTGTGGAAGCGCTTGCCGACTGAGGATCCTGTACCACGTGCAGTTTGCATGACACGGTATGGTTTGAGATTCAGGGCAAGCCGGCGGTTTCCATCGCCAGTTCCGAGTTCCGCGAAGCCGCCCAGGTGCAGGCGGACGCGCTGGGGATGAGTGATGCGCACTGCGTATTCGTGGCGCACCCGATACAGGATGCTACGGATGCGGAGATGCAGGAAAAAGCGGATGCGGTGATCGATGAGGTAATCCGCGCGCTCAGCTGA
- a CDS encoding MFS transporter: protein MAIVADSLTRPFYGYRIVAAAFVSQFVAMGIFSYVLGPFMLPMIEELGWTRSEFTLARSIGQLVMGITGFVIGSYVDRFGPRPLMLIGATVMALAMALHAQVTTLTEWIVLNGLLVTVGGAMLGNLVVNVTLAKWFVEKRGQAVAWAAMGISFAGVVLTPLVTWSIDVIAWRATWLALAIGTIALVVPVALVMRRMPEDHGWHPDGKTDAQVAGGFAQRAQDDFVRSMTRAQALRTAAFYLLVIAFGMFSINIVVMLLQTVPYLTDSGFSRAEAAMAITVASIPAMLSKPIWGYFIDRLPAKPLAALGASSTGIALLLIVWSVGSGSLAAVYGAFFLLGVGWGGMIPLQEVIWGSYFGRRYLGAVRSAGMPIALLLSAGAPLAVSYFHDVSGAYDGALLVVAVLNILSGAMLLLIPPPRSFSG, encoded by the coding sequence ATGGCGATTGTCGCCGACAGCCTCACTCGACCTTTCTACGGCTATCGCATCGTGGCGGCGGCATTCGTATCCCAGTTTGTGGCCATGGGTATATTCAGCTACGTGCTCGGCCCCTTCATGCTGCCCATGATTGAAGAACTGGGCTGGACCCGTTCCGAGTTCACCCTGGCGCGCTCCATAGGGCAGCTGGTGATGGGAATCACCGGCTTTGTCATCGGCAGTTACGTGGATCGCTTCGGTCCGCGTCCGCTGATGCTGATCGGCGCCACCGTCATGGCACTGGCGATGGCCCTGCATGCCCAGGTCACCACCCTCACCGAATGGATCGTGCTCAATGGACTGCTCGTCACGGTCGGCGGCGCCATGCTCGGCAATCTGGTGGTGAACGTCACTCTGGCCAAATGGTTCGTGGAGAAACGCGGTCAGGCGGTTGCCTGGGCGGCGATGGGCATTTCCTTTGCAGGGGTAGTGCTGACACCGCTGGTCACCTGGTCTATCGATGTGATCGCCTGGCGGGCGACCTGGCTGGCTCTGGCCATCGGCACCATCGCGCTGGTGGTACCGGTGGCCCTGGTGATGCGGCGGATGCCGGAGGATCACGGCTGGCATCCGGATGGCAAGACCGACGCCCAGGTTGCCGGTGGCTTCGCCCAGCGCGCCCAGGATGACTTTGTCCGTTCGATGACGCGCGCTCAGGCACTGCGTACCGCGGCCTTCTATCTGCTGGTGATTGCTTTCGGGATGTTTTCGATCAACATCGTGGTGATGCTGCTGCAGACGGTGCCTTACCTGACAGACAGCGGCTTCAGCAGAGCCGAGGCGGCTATGGCCATCACCGTTGCATCGATTCCCGCCATGCTGTCGAAACCGATCTGGGGCTACTTCATCGATCGCCTCCCGGCCAAGCCCCTGGCCGCGCTGGGTGCCAGCAGCACGGGTATCGCCCTGCTGCTGATCGTCTGGAGTGTGGGATCGGGTTCACTGGCCGCCGTGTACGGCGCGTTTTTCCTGCTCGGAGTGGGCTGGGGCGGGATGATCCCGCTGCAGGAAGTCATCTGGGGAAGCTATTTCGGTCGCCGTTATCTCGGCGCGGTGCGCAGTGCGGGAATGCCGATCGCACTGCTGCTCAGCGCGGGGGCGCCGCTGGCGGTTTCCTACTTTCATGATGTGTCAGGCGCCTACGATGGTGCGCTGCTCGTGGTGGCGGTGTTGAACATTCTCTCCGGGGCGATGCTGCTGCTGATTCCACCGCCGCGCAGCTTTTCAGGCTGA
- a CDS encoding YbjQ family protein, whose translation MILTTQDELAEYTITATLGMVRGNTIRARHLGKDILAGLRNLVGGEIGEYTKMLAEAREQSLDRMIREAERLGADAIVAMRFATSPVMQGAAELLAYGTAVKIQKR comes from the coding sequence ATGATTCTCACTACCCAGGACGAGCTTGCTGAATACACCATTACTGCCACGCTGGGGATGGTCAGGGGCAACACGATCCGGGCGCGGCATCTGGGCAAGGACATCCTGGCCGGATTGCGCAACCTGGTGGGTGGCGAAATCGGTGAATACACCAAGATGCTGGCCGAAGCCCGGGAGCAGTCGCTGGATCGGATGATCCGGGAGGCCGAGCGTCTCGGCGCGGATGCCATCGTTGCCATGCGTTTTGCAACCTCGCCGGTAATGCAGGGTGCTGCCGAACTGCTGGCCTACGGCACGGCGGTGAAGATTCAGAAGCGCTGA
- a CDS encoding acetoacetate--CoA ligase — MSATEAPEPLWQPSPEQIARTQLTGFTRFVEQRIGRSFASYAALHQWSIDDPGSFWTLVWEFTGVRASSKAAVAVTGLDQFPGARWFPGARLNFAENLLWQENAHIALIAHTEGGERRSLSYGDLRRRVAALAAYMKQLGIAPGDRVAGWLPNVPEAVIAMLATASIGAVWSSCSPDFGADGALDRFGQIEPRLLIACDGYIYNGQPFVIRARVEAVAASVASIEQILWVAVLGQCPSAAIRFDSVTNATTHSLEFVPRAFDDPLYILYSSGTTGKPKCIVHGVGGTLLQHLKEHRLHVDLHPEDVLFYFTTCGWMMWNWLVSGLASGCTLVLYEGSPFQPGAATLFDLIEQDRISVFGVSAKYLSSVEKAGYFPAEHHDLSSLRTLLSTGSPLLHESYGFVYEHIRPDLHLASISGGTDLISCFVLGNPNLPVWPGEIQSAGLGMAVEVWDDDGVRLQQGKGELVCTRPFPSCPVGFWQDPNREKFLSAYFERFPGVWAHGDFAEHTIHDGYIIHGRSDAVLNPGGVRIGTAEIYRLVEQFTAVKEAVCVGQEWQGDIRVVLFVVMQPGYTLDDTLSRKIAARIREQASPRHTPARILEVADIPRTLSGKIVEIAVRDTIHGRTVRNTAALANPEALELFRDLEALRS; from the coding sequence ATGTCAGCCACCGAAGCACCGGAACCCCTGTGGCAACCATCGCCTGAGCAGATTGCCCGCACGCAACTCACCGGATTTACCCGATTCGTCGAGCAGCGTATCGGCAGATCCTTCGCCAGCTATGCGGCCCTGCACCAGTGGTCGATCGATGACCCCGGCAGTTTCTGGACACTCGTCTGGGAGTTCACAGGGGTACGTGCTTCCTCAAAAGCCGCTGTTGCAGTGACCGGGCTCGATCAGTTTCCCGGTGCCCGGTGGTTTCCAGGCGCGCGCCTGAACTTCGCTGAAAATCTGTTGTGGCAGGAGAATGCGCACATCGCACTGATCGCGCACACAGAGGGCGGAGAACGGCGCAGCCTCAGCTACGGCGACCTGCGTCGGCGGGTAGCCGCACTGGCTGCGTACATGAAGCAACTGGGCATCGCACCGGGCGATCGGGTCGCCGGATGGCTGCCGAACGTGCCGGAAGCGGTAATCGCCATGCTGGCGACCGCCAGTATCGGTGCGGTCTGGTCTTCCTGCTCTCCGGATTTCGGTGCGGACGGCGCGCTGGATCGCTTCGGTCAGATCGAGCCGCGTCTGCTGATCGCCTGCGACGGCTATATCTACAACGGTCAGCCTTTTGTGATCCGCGCCAGAGTCGAGGCAGTCGCCGCCTCGGTAGCTTCCATCGAGCAGATTCTCTGGGTAGCGGTGCTGGGTCAATGCCCTTCGGCTGCAATCCGCTTCGACAGCGTCACAAACGCCACTACACACTCACTCGAATTCGTGCCTCGCGCCTTCGACGACCCGCTCTACATTCTCTACTCGTCCGGCACCACGGGAAAACCCAAGTGCATCGTGCACGGTGTCGGCGGCACACTGCTTCAGCATCTCAAGGAGCATCGTCTGCATGTCGATCTGCACCCTGAGGATGTGCTCTTCTACTTCACCACCTGCGGCTGGATGATGTGGAACTGGCTGGTCAGCGGACTGGCCTCGGGCTGCACTCTGGTGCTCTACGAAGGCTCACCCTTTCAGCCAGGCGCGGCCACGCTATTCGATCTGATTGAGCAGGATCGGATAAGCGTCTTCGGAGTGAGTGCGAAGTATCTGTCTTCGGTGGAGAAAGCCGGCTACTTCCCTGCCGAGCACCACGACCTTTCCAGTCTGCGCACGCTGCTGTCAACCGGTTCACCCCTCCTCCACGAAAGCTACGGATTTGTTTACGAACACATCAGGCCCGACCTGCATCTGGCTTCAATCTCCGGAGGTACTGACCTTATATCCTGCTTTGTGCTCGGCAATCCCAACCTCCCGGTCTGGCCGGGTGAAATCCAGTCGGCCGGTCTCGGCATGGCCGTTGAAGTCTGGGACGACGACGGAGTGCGGCTGCAGCAGGGCAAGGGCGAACTGGTCTGCACCCGGCCTTTCCCCTCCTGCCCTGTCGGATTCTGGCAGGACCCGAATCGGGAGAAATTCTTAAGCGCCTATTTCGAACGGTTTCCCGGCGTGTGGGCTCACGGGGATTTCGCAGAGCACACCATCCACGACGGCTACATCATCCACGGACGCAGCGACGCCGTACTGAATCCGGGTGGTGTGCGGATCGGCACCGCGGAAATCTACCGGCTGGTCGAACAGTTCACCGCCGTGAAAGAAGCTGTCTGCGTGGGCCAGGAATGGCAGGGAGACATCCGAGTTGTGCTGTTTGTGGTCATGCAGCCGGGTTACACCCTCGATGACACACTCAGCAGAAAGATTGCCGCTCGCATCCGTGAGCAGGCGTCACCGCGCCACACGCCCGCCAGGATTCTGGAAGTCGCAGACATACCCCGGACGCTCAGCGGAAAAATCGTGGAAATCGCCGTGCGCGACACCATTCACGGTCGCACCGTGCGCAATACCGCCGCGCTCGCCAATCCCGAAGCGCTGGAACTGTTCCGGGATCTGGAGGCGCTGCGCAGCTGA